A genomic segment from Legionella quinlivanii encodes:
- a CDS encoding MauE/DoxX family redox-associated membrane protein — translation MNNSPIKKAVLYRMVMEQHVCPYGLKAKDLLKRQGYEVEDNYLTTREQVDAFKLKHNVSTTPQTFINGKRIGGYDDLRVYFGKKIRDPKEKSYRPVIALFAVTALMAMAMSYASFTNPFTPHALGWFIAFSMSVLALLKLQNIESFSTMFLNYDLLAKRWVPYSYIYPFAEGLAGILMIAGALNWLSVPIALFIGTVGAVSVFKAVYIDKRELKCACVGGDSKVPLGFISLTENLMMIGMALFMLIM, via the coding sequence ATGAATAATAGTCCAATTAAAAAAGCGGTTTTGTATCGCATGGTCATGGAACAGCATGTCTGCCCGTATGGCCTTAAAGCGAAAGATCTATTAAAGCGTCAAGGCTATGAAGTAGAAGACAATTATTTAACAACGCGTGAGCAGGTCGATGCATTTAAGCTCAAACATAATGTAAGTACCACGCCCCAAACGTTCATTAATGGTAAGCGAATAGGTGGTTATGACGATTTACGGGTATATTTTGGAAAGAAAATAAGAGATCCAAAGGAAAAAAGCTATCGCCCTGTTATTGCACTTTTCGCCGTGACGGCACTCATGGCAATGGCAATGAGTTACGCTAGCTTTACTAATCCGTTTACGCCACATGCCTTAGGCTGGTTTATCGCTTTTAGCATGTCAGTCCTTGCTTTGTTAAAACTACAGAATATCGAAAGCTTCTCCACCATGTTTTTAAACTATGATCTGCTAGCCAAGCGCTGGGTTCCTTACAGCTATATTTACCCATTTGCAGAGGGCCTGGCAGGGATATTAATGATTGCGGGCGCCTTAAACTGGCTTTCTGTTCCAATTGCATTATTTATTGGAACTGTAGGGGCTGTTTCAGTATTTAAAGCGGTATATATCGACAAGCGAGAACTTAAGTGTGCCTGTGTGGGAGGCGACAGTAAGGTCCCTTTGGGGTTTATTTCGCTCACTGAAAATTTAATGATGATTGGAATGGCTTTATTTATGTTAATTATGTAA